AATTGACAGCTCTGCTTGTAATGTGAATGTTTTatgttgtaaaaaaaaaattgtacatGTTGATATTTATTCTGTTTAGGGTGCAAATCATTTATTTTAGGTAAACGCTACTAACTCCAGGCGAATTTATTGTCATAATGTAATGGGTTTTCTTGTATTCTCAGGTTGGGGTTGCTGAAATGAAAGTTGCAGTTGAAAGAACAGGAGGCCTTGTTGTTCTAGCTGAAAGTTTTGGTCATTCTGTATTCAAAGACTCTTTCAAGCGTGTATTTGAGGATGGAGAACATTCTCTTGGCCTTTGCTTTAAGTTAGTTCTATTACCTGACCAAACTTCTCATTGTTGATATACTTTGTCTTCTTCTCTTCTCTATGGCGTTGATAAATAAATATGCACTAGCATTCTTTATTGGTCAATTTACATTTATACACCAGTTGTTACTGTCTATGTTTGTTTGAGTTTATATGCCAACCTCCAAATTCTTGATTtcagatttaatttttattaccaGAAATGAAATCTCTCCTTCAAAGTTTAACGAAGTTAATTTATCTGGTCTAGCTTTAGCTTCTCTCTCTTTTGATACACATGCATTGTCTGTGCATATGATTGGCTATGGCACGGTTTTGAGCCCTCAGAAATATCCACTATCAGTATCAGTTACAgtattaatcttactcattataAGCTTCcttttttcccctttttagtGGCATGCTTGAGATTAACTGTTCAAAGGACATCAAAATTCAAGGGGTAATTGGGCCTTGCACATCTTTGGAGAAGGTTGGACCATTTAACAATTTAGCAACATTTCTTATTTACTCCAAACAGTAGAGTAAATTTTGTTGTATTTTGGGGATTTGAGATGATTACTTTTGAGTGTTTCAGAAAGGACCTAATGTTGCTGACACAGTCATTGGGGAGGGGAACACTACAGCATGGAAAATGTGTGGCCTCAACAAGAGTACTTCCTTGACGGTATTATTTGATCTGTCATCAACTGAGCGATCAAATGTTCCAGGAGCTGCAAATTCACAGTTCTATTTGCAGTTTCTTACAAGGTTTGGTGCATGAATTACTCACTAGGGTCCTCTTTATTTCCCTTAGTTAAGTGCGTTTGATTTGGTTTTCACTTTGTATGTTAGTTAAGTTATTGTGATGTTGTTTATCTAACTGCAGCTATCAAGACCCCGAAGGTAAAACAATGCTTCGAGTTACGACTGTGACAAGACAATGGGTAGACAGCACTGTTAGTTCAGAGGTTTGTTTGGATTCTTTCGtttttgttcttttgttttttaaattgCCTACGTAATGGATTAGGTTATTGTTTTCAATTCTTCCATTTCATCCCATTTTGTATCATTGTTATTGTATTGTGATTTGGATACCATCAATCGTATATGATTGATTATTGTTGGAAATAATTTATGGTAATATGTCCTTTCTAGGAATTGCTACGAGGTTTCGATCAAGAGACAGCAGCTGTTGTAATGGCAAGAATAACTTCCCTGAAAATGGAGACTGAGGTAAATTAAAGTCTTCTTTTCAGTTATCTCCCATTTGTATTTCTGTTTGAATGTATCCGCCATCTGATTTGGATGATTCCTTTACTAGTTCATTATGCTATCGTTTATGGAATAATTCCTTCATAGAATATGGATCAGAGCTCTTTCTTAGTGCTTTGCCCTAGTTTTTAGCGCTTCTCTCTGCTTGCTTTCCTCTTAGCCTTGACATTTTGTTCCTTCTCTCTTTTATCTCTTATCTGTGAGGGTAGTTGCTACTACAACAAACATCTATTTGCTGCTTCTAATCACGTGTTTATTATTTGTTTAACCATTTGCATAATAATGCCTTATGTTTCTTTTAGGAGGGGTTTGATGCTACACGGTGGTTAGATCGGAACCTCATTAGACTTTGTTCCAAATTTGGCGACTATCGGAAGGATGATCCATCATCCTTCACTTTAAATCCTTGTTTTTCTTTGTTTCCTCAGTTTATGTTTAATCTGCGGAGGTCTCAATTTGTAcaggtaatttttttttatttcaaattttatgtcttttctcaaatatcttattgactTGTGCTCTTATACaggttttctttctttccttttctgatGCCAGGTTTTTAACAACAGTCCAGATGAAACTGCCTATTTTCGCATGTTGTTGAACAGGGAAAATATTACAAATGCAGCTGTTATGATTCAACCATCATTAATATCATATTCATTCAACTCGCTGCCCCAACCAGCATTATTGGATGTGGCTTCCATTTCAGCTGATCGCATTCTCTTGCTCGATTCATATTTCAGTATTGTTGTTTTCCATGGTATGACAATAGCGCAGTGGCGCAACATGGGTTACCAGAATCAGCCTGAACATCAGGTAAGCTGATTTTGTTCATACTATCTGAATCTAGAGCttattataatgatttatttagaAGCATTATATTGTAATGTGCGAAATTACTCCCAGTAAACATGGTTTCTTTTTACATTTACGTAATAATTTTGATTGATCACTTTGGGGAACAACCGAAGTGGTGTTAGTACTAAATTTATGGTCTCCTGAAGCTAGAAATAATGCTTTGTTATTTTTACTTTGGTTTATATGATATAATGTGAGAATTCTATCCGAAACTACTGACAGAAGCAAAACTTTGGTACCACCAAAATGGAACTATGATCTGCTACCTCCCTGATTATGTAATGTAGAGGATATTGATTTTCGCTCTTTCCCTCTGAATAGATAATTGCTTTCTAGGGGAAGCTAAATGTATATTTCCTAATATTTTAAAGCTAAATAATATAAAGTATCCAGTAACTGATAATGAGGCATTATAAAGTATGCATAAAACACTTCATCAATCAAATAAATTGATCCAATACATGTCTCATACTTTATATGGCAATGGCGTGTTTCTTTTTGCAATGTCCTTCATATGTTAAGCTCCAAATCGCATTATTGCATGAGAATGTTGGAATTCGCCCAATTCTTCAATGGAGTTTATAATGCTGCTTAAGTTCCGGTGTTTGGTATCCTATTTCTATGTTCACATTGTTACGTAAAGCTTATTTCTTTTAACAGGCATTTGCAGAGCTTTTGCAAGCACCCCAGGCTGATGCCCAAATGATAATTCAGGAACGATTCCCTGTCCCTAGATTGGTTGTATGTGATCAGCATGGATCCCAGGTCAGTTTATTTCATTAGGActgattttcatttttaattcatcAGGATCATATCTCCATAATTATGTCTGGATATGTGGTGGGCATGGatacttaaagaaaaataaagggcCGGAGGCCCTCATTCATAATGTAAAGGTTGCAGTCAGCCATAAGTTTGGTCTGAATTGGACCATGCTGAATCCCTTGAATTGAATCCACTGAAAGAGAGGTGTCGTGATTATGGTTTGCCACTTAGGGCTCATAAATGTTCTTTCTGCACTCAGTCTGCTAAGCCGAAGTTTCAAATATTTTCTGTCGAATAACTTACCCTCTCTTTTCCTTCCCCTTTTCTGATACTTCTGATAGTCAATGCAGTATTTTACATTAAGAGGCTTACTGTTATTCAGTTCTCTTAAAccagtttttttttttcactgagttatatatttgttaattttgattTCCTTGTGCAGGCAAGATTTTTATTGGCAAAGTTGAACCCATCAGCAACATACAATAATTCCTCGGATATAGCTGCTGGATCGGATATAATCTTTACTGATGATGTAAGCTTACAAGTCTTCTTCGAGCATCTTCAGAGGTTGGCTGTGCAATCTTGATTGTAGAAAATAGTTGCAGGACTTGGGTTTCTCCGATTTCTTGGTAATGTGAAATTCCCTCAGTCAATGTGAGTTCTGTATCC
The Gossypium arboreum isolate Shixiya-1 chromosome 10, ASM2569848v2, whole genome shotgun sequence genome window above contains:
- the LOC108489357 gene encoding protein transport protein SEC23-like isoform X1 codes for the protein MSEMANMDPEGIDAIRMTWNVWPRTKVEASKCVIPLAASIAPIRPHTDIPMLPYAPLRCKTCSAVLNAFARVDFMAKIWICPFCYQRNHFPPHYAMISETNLPGELYPQYTTVQYALQSFPDPNNSNAPQLPPVFVFVLDTCMIEEELEFVKSAMKQAIGLLPEHALVGFVSFGTQVQVHELGFSDMSKVYVFRGSKEISKEQVLEQLGLGSAGRRPTVGYLKVLQNGYTNTSVNRFLLPASDCEYTLDTLLDELQTDQWPVQAGHRASRCTGVALSVSAGLLAACLPGTGARIIALVGGPCTEGPGTIVSKDLSEPVRSHKDLDKVAAPYFKKAVKFYDSLAKQLVSQGHVLDLFASALDQVGVAEMKVAVERTGGLVVLAESFGHSVFKDSFKRVFEDGEHSLGLCFNGMLEINCSKDIKIQGVIGPCTSLEKKGPNVADTVIGEGNTTAWKMCGLNKSTSLTVLFDLSSTERSNVPGAANSQFYLQFLTSYQDPEGKTMLRVTTVTRQWVDSTVSSEELLRGFDQETAAVVMARITSLKMETEEGFDATRWLDRNLIRLCSKFGDYRKDDPSSFTLNPCFSLFPQFMFNLRRSQFVQVFNNSPDETAYFRMLLNRENITNAAVMIQPSLISYSFNSLPQPALLDVASISADRILLLDSYFSIVVFHGMTIAQWRNMGYQNQPEHQAFAELLQAPQADAQMIIQERFPVPRLVVCDQHGSQARFLLAKLNPSATYNNSSDIAAGSDIIFTDDVSLQVFFEHLQRLAVQS